TTTCAAATTCTACTTTGACGTTTTCTCCACCTGGTACAACTTCTTCAGTTTCTATTGCTTTCCTTGCGTCATTAACAGCCATCCAACATCCCTCAATTCTTTTTAGTAGTAACGTGTTAATAAAAATGAGTTGTTTAACTCATTAATTTAATTAAAGTTTATCAAATATTCTGTAAATTGTCAATTAACATTTAAAATAATGAGTTGTGTAACCCAAAAAAATATACTAAACTGATATAAAGACGAACAATTCTAAAAATTATTTTATAGAGGGTGGTGCCTTATGCGTGATATTAATATGACTTCAATTAAGACGATTGACCGTGCCATTGATGTCCTTCAAGTTTTTACCCTAGAGAAATCAGCACTATCCATTGAAGAGATTTCAACCATGACCGACATTCCGAAAAATACCGTTTATCGAATCCTATACACTTTGGAAAGAAGAGGTTTAATTAAATTTGACCAGGATTCACTTACGTATCAGCCTGGACTCCGCTTAATAGAGTTCGGTTTTCTGCAGGCTGCGGTTATGGATGTCAAAAAAGAAGCAGAGGATTTACTTGATGAACTGTTTAAGAAAACAAAACAAACCGTTCTAATGGCTCTAAAAGAAGATGATGATCAGCTTTTTTATATTTTTAAAAGAGAGAGCAGGGAAGGATTAAAGGTTTCTACTCAAGTAGGTGTGCGCCGAAATATTTTCTTTGGAGTGCTTGGTCATTCCATCCTTGCCTTCTTTCCAGAACAAAAGGTGGAACGATTGTTACAGGATGAATTTAAACCAAGCTCCCCTAATTCTGTTACCGATAAAAATATTATTCGACAGCGCTTATCCAAAATAAAGAAGGAACGAGTTTATATGCAGGCGAATGAAACTACTGTCGGTGTAATGGGTATTTCTGCCCCCGTTTTTAACGCTGTTGGTGAGCCTATTGCTGCCATTGGGGTTATTGGACCAGCTATTTACTTTGATGACGATCAGGTAGAGATGGTAAAAAAGCTCGTGAAAGAATGCGGGGAAAATATTTCAGAAAGAATGGGTTACAAACTAAAATTGGACCCTATTAGCTAATAAAAAATCTCCCCCATTATCAATTATGGGGGAGATTTTATTACTTTATGACGAATTCTAACTATTTTACATCCCATTCATGGACATTAATAAGCATCCCCATATCCTTAGGTTCGCCTACTAGTACTCTCTTGTTCACTGCACGTAACCGTTTATCCAAGTATAAGCCAAGCTGTGGCAGTTCTTCTGCAAATAACTCTTGGAATTCATGGTAATATTGCTTCCGCTCATTTTCATCTGTTGCCTTTAGTCCATTTGCTAATGCCTGGTCTACACCAGCATTACTAAAGCGAGTAAAGTTAATGCTGGCACCTGTTCCAAATAGCTGTGTAACATCAGGATCGAGCTTAAAGCGATTATTCCAAATAAACATATCATTATCACCAGATCGTAAACTTTGGACAGCAGAAGCGGTATCCAATTTTTGAATTTCAGCCTTAATTTCGACTTCATTCAAATTGGCAACAATAATATTCGCTGCCTGCTCCATTGTGGCATCTCCTGTTGGAACAACAAACTTTAGGGCCTTGTTTTTATCCCAGCCAGCTTCAGCAAGTAAATCTTTTGCCTTTTTAGGATCGTAAGGGTATTTCCCCTCTACGGCATTATTATAAAATGGATGAACTGTTGCGTAAGGAACATTTACTACTTGACCTGATCCTTTTAACAAATTATCGACAAGCATTTGACGATTAATACCATAGGCAATCGCCTGTCTTACGCGTTTGTCCTTGATTTTTTCATTATTAAAGCCGATGAACTTATCGTTTAATGGGAGACCCTCTTTGGTTACAAGGTTATCCATCGATTTTACCTTGTCATAATCCTGGATTGCTATTGAACCAATTTCAGGGTAGTTCATATCGATTTCTCCACTTTGAAATTGAGCTACAAGATTAGCAGCAGGCATGATTTTAAAATAAAGATTGTCGAGTTTTGGAGCTCCTTTGTAATAGTCTTTGTTTGCTTCCAATTCAACAAATTGATTTTTTTGGTAACTAACAAATTTGAAAGCACCATATGAAACAGTTGGATTTTGCATAAACTCATTTTGATGTAATGTTTCAGGGTCTACATCTTTTAAAATATGCTTAGGCATTGCCTTAAGGTTAAAGGAGATTTTTTCATGGAATGCCATAATATCAATTGGCTTTTTCGTTTTAAAGACGATGGTATGTTCATCAATCATTTTCACACCCGGTAAATCCTCGAAATTTCCTGCCTCAAGCTTACCAGTTTTTCCTAAACCTTCAAGAATTGAGAAATTTGATGCGAATAATGATGTTACTTTTGGATGTGAAATCATTTGCATCGTAAAAAGTACATCCTCCGCTGTTACTGGCTGTCCATCTGTCCATTTAACGTTTGGATTAAGTTTTGCCGTAAACGTTTGATTGTCTGTTGTTTCCACGCTATCTGCCAGCATTGGGACATAGTTGAAATCCTCATCTAAATCCATTAAAGGGTTAAATAACAAGTTGGTAATGTTCAACGTTGCAAAATCATTTCGGTCAATTGGGTTAAAGGAGCCCGGCGCAACGGTAATCCCAATGCTGATTGATTTCTTTCCACCAGTGGCTTCACTATTATTATTTGACTCTTCGTTTGAAGTAGTCGTGGATGAGTTTTGACAAGCAGCTACCATAAAGATTACAAAAAAACAAATCAATAAAGTTACGAATCTCTTTGTTTTCACCATCTATTTATCCCCCTCATTCCCTAAGATCGAATATGAATACCCTTTATCTTGAATCCCCCCAATAGGGGGATTCAACCATTTCTTTCTTATTTAACATCCCACTCATGAACATTGATTAACATACCAATATCCTTTGGTCCACCTACTGTTACCCTTTTATTTACTGCACGGAGTCGGTAGTCAGCATAAAGACCTATTTCAGGCAGCTCTTTTACATGGAGTCCTTGGAATTTATCATAAAGCTCTTTACGTGCAGATTGTTCTGTTTCACGTAATCCTTTACCTAACAAATCATCCACTTCTGAATTACTCCAGTATGTGAAGTTATTGCTAGCCCCTGATTGGTACACAAAGGATACATCAGGATCAAGAACAAAAGAGAAAGTGATAGAATACATATCAAATTCACCTTTTTTTAGTTTTTGAATCATCCCTGGAATATCGGATTTTTGTACTTGCACATTGATACCTACTTCTTTCAGATTTGCTGCAATTAAGTCCCCGGCTTTTTCAAGCTCTTGGTTTCCAATTGGTACGATGTAGTTAACCGTCTTGCTTGAATCCCAGCCCGCTTCTTTCAGTAATTCTTTGGCTTTCTCTGGATTATATGGATAATCATTCTTAATATCCTCGTTGTAATATGGATGGACTGGTGCATACGGGCCAGTTGAAACTTCACCTGCACCCTTCAGCAAATCCTTAACCATGCCTTCACGATTGATACCATAAGCAATTGCCTGTCTCACTTTTTCATCTAAACTTTTTGTATTAAATCCTACTAACTTATAGTTAACTGGTGCACCATCTTCAGTTTTAATATGGTTCATCTTTTTTACAGTTTCATAATCTTGTAATGAGAGTGAACCAATATCAGGGAAGTTCATGTCAATGTCACCGTTTTGGAACTGTGCTACAAGATTAGCAACCGGCATAATCTTAAAGAACAGCTTATTTACTTTTGGTGCTCCCTTAAAATAACCCTTATTCGCCTCTAATGCTACATATTGGTTATTCTGAAATTCTACGAATTTATAAGCTCCATATGTTACTGTTGGTTTTTGCATAAATGGATTTTGCTGCAAAGTTTCTGGACTTACATTCCCTAACACATGCTTTGGTAAAGCCTTAAGGTTTGCTGCAATTTTTTCCTTGAAAACATTTGGATCCACGGGAGTCTGAGTTTTAAAGATAATTGTATGTTCATCTACCTTTTTTGCTCCAGAAAAATCAGCAAATGATCCTCCTTCAAATTTTCCACCTTTCGCTAAGCCCTCTAAAATTTGAAATTGTGAGGTCAGCAATGAACTGAATTTTGGATTTGTGAGCATTTCAAGACTAAAAAGGACATCATCAGCGGTAACCGGTTTTCCATCTGTCCATTTTGCATTTGGATTTAGTTTTGCTGTAAAGGTTTGGTTATCAGTTGTTTCGATACTATCTGCTAACCTTGGAATAAAGTTAAAATCCTCATCCATTTCCATTAATGGATTAAACATGACGGAAGAAATATAGAATTGAGACCAATCTGCCCTGTCAAGCGGGTTAAATGATGCAGGTGATCTAGTGATCCCAATGCTAATCGATTTATCCCCCTTCGTTGCTTCCCCGTCCTTTTTGACATCAGTGCTCGTTTCATTTGAATTACAGCCTGTTATAACCAGCATGAAAACAAGACAAATCACAAGCCATTGCCAATTACCCCTAGTAAACCACTTCATCGATATTCCCCCAATAGTTTTGTATTCTCAACTATGAACCTACTTAATACTCTTAGGATCCAAGGCATCACGTAATCCGTCACCGATAAAGTTGACAGACAATACGGTAAGCATTATGAGTAAACCAGGCGGCACCCATACCCAAGGCTGTGATGACAAAACGGTTAGTGATTGGGCATCGGTTAACATATTACCCCAACTTGCTGTAGGAGGCTGAACACCCAGACCTAAGAAGCTTAATGAAGCTTCAATGATAATAGCAGCTGCAATCCCGAATGTCCCATTTACCAAAATAGGAGCGATTACATTCGGCAAGATATGTTGAAAGAGAATCCGTGGGGTACTTAAACCTAGTACAATACTTGCCTTCACATAGTCTAGTTGTTTCACTTGTAAAACACTGCCTCGAACAAGACGTGCAACCCCCGTCCAAAATAATAGACCCATGACGAGTATGACATTTGTTAAGCTTGGACCTACCACACTAACCACAACAAGGATTAACATTAAATGTGGGAACGACATAAAAACATCCGTTAACCGCATAATAACCATGTCTATTTTGCCGCCATAGTACCCAGATAACAGCCCTAATATTGTACCAATTACTACACTTATCGCGACTGCCCCTACTCCCACCATTAACGAAACTCTTGCAGCATAAATCAAACGGCTTAAGATATCTCTCCCAACTTGGTCAGTGCCCAGCC
This genomic stretch from Neobacillus niacini harbors:
- a CDS encoding IclR family transcriptional regulator, giving the protein MRDINMTSIKTIDRAIDVLQVFTLEKSALSIEEISTMTDIPKNTVYRILYTLERRGLIKFDQDSLTYQPGLRLIEFGFLQAAVMDVKKEAEDLLDELFKKTKQTVLMALKEDDDQLFYIFKRESREGLKVSTQVGVRRNIFFGVLGHSILAFFPEQKVERLLQDEFKPSSPNSVTDKNIIRQRLSKIKKERVYMQANETTVGVMGISAPVFNAVGEPIAAIGVIGPAIYFDDDQVEMVKKLVKECGENISERMGYKLKLDPIS
- a CDS encoding ABC transporter substrate-binding protein encodes the protein MVKTKRFVTLLICFFVIFMVAACQNSSTTTSNEESNNNSEATGGKKSISIGITVAPGSFNPIDRNDFATLNITNLLFNPLMDLDEDFNYVPMLADSVETTDNQTFTAKLNPNVKWTDGQPVTAEDVLFTMQMISHPKVTSLFASNFSILEGLGKTGKLEAGNFEDLPGVKMIDEHTIVFKTKKPIDIMAFHEKISFNLKAMPKHILKDVDPETLHQNEFMQNPTVSYGAFKFVSYQKNQFVELEANKDYYKGAPKLDNLYFKIMPAANLVAQFQSGEIDMNYPEIGSIAIQDYDKVKSMDNLVTKEGLPLNDKFIGFNNEKIKDKRVRQAIAYGINRQMLVDNLLKGSGQVVNVPYATVHPFYNNAVEGKYPYDPKKAKDLLAEAGWDKNKALKFVVPTGDATMEQAANIIVANLNEVEIKAEIQKLDTASAVQSLRSGDNDMFIWNNRFKLDPDVTQLFGTGASINFTRFSNAGVDQALANGLKATDENERKQYYHEFQELFAEELPQLGLYLDKRLRAVNKRVLVGEPKDMGMLINVHEWDVK
- a CDS encoding ABC transporter substrate-binding protein; its protein translation is MKWFTRGNWQWLVICLVFMLVITGCNSNETSTDVKKDGEATKGDKSISIGITRSPASFNPLDRADWSQFYISSVMFNPLMEMDEDFNFIPRLADSIETTDNQTFTAKLNPNAKWTDGKPVTADDVLFSLEMLTNPKFSSLLTSQFQILEGLAKGGKFEGGSFADFSGAKKVDEHTIIFKTQTPVDPNVFKEKIAANLKALPKHVLGNVSPETLQQNPFMQKPTVTYGAYKFVEFQNNQYVALEANKGYFKGAPKVNKLFFKIMPVANLVAQFQNGDIDMNFPDIGSLSLQDYETVKKMNHIKTEDGAPVNYKLVGFNTKSLDEKVRQAIAYGINREGMVKDLLKGAGEVSTGPYAPVHPYYNEDIKNDYPYNPEKAKELLKEAGWDSSKTVNYIVPIGNQELEKAGDLIAANLKEVGINVQVQKSDIPGMIQKLKKGEFDMYSITFSFVLDPDVSFVYQSGASNNFTYWSNSEVDDLLGKGLRETEQSARKELYDKFQGLHVKELPEIGLYADYRLRAVNKRVTVGGPKDIGMLINVHEWDVK
- the opp4C gene encoding oligopeptide ABC transporter permease, which gives rise to MSLVNIKQENETSLGQVIPMVPESTIKEESYLQMVVRRFKKHKLAVIGLFVMILLGLMAIFAPLIAPYDPYAVNETFSAPPTSEHWLGTDQVGRDILSRLIYAARVSLMVGVGAVAISVVIGTILGLLSGYYGGKIDMVIMRLTDVFMSFPHLMLILVVVSVVGPSLTNVILVMGLLFWTGVARLVRGSVLQVKQLDYVKASIVLGLSTPRILFQHILPNVIAPILVNGTFGIAAAIIIEASLSFLGLGVQPPTASWGNMLTDAQSLTVLSSQPWVWVPPGLLIMLTVLSVNFIGDGLRDALDPKSIK